Proteins from one Deinococcus sp. AB2017081 genomic window:
- a CDS encoding EAL domain-containing protein: MNHSERAPMGDLNVLIVDDSPEDAEIHARMLRQAWPGRVVVRVAPLGEDGLSQLQVEPPDCVLLDYNLPDMTGLEFLAAFPGTCAVIFVTGLGDENLAVKALQAGAQDYLTKGRVTPEHLGRDVVRAIEKFRLQRAVTESREQMAAVLSSVDDAVLALGPDCGLLYVNGAAREQLGLTLGDPMPQWLCLTPLHAAVTAVLGGAARQMVEFTDGKRWFEARVHPRPGGVTAVLRDVTRQRLERERLRLLESVTVTARDAVVIAEANPTLHPGPKVVYVNAAFTRMTGYAPEDILGKTPRLLQGPQSDRPALDRVRRNLKRWKPVDETLLNYTKSGTPFWVNLSIVPVADETGWYTHWISVQRDVTDAVRRGLLDAARRDVLEFTATGRALEDILDVVCGLLSSSLPGHAATIWIRSGQTLHLRAATGHLPEDLRVDYTGSGRTVDLGLQRGVIHQAVQSGRDVIVPDLLASDVPLYPTMHDLLTRHGVRSLWTVPLPASDGSQVLGVVSLTGDRPGAPDATESALLREVVELTVTLLERLDARAQLQRLALYDSLTGLPNRVLYLEHLGRALGDAGRSGEQVAVGLLDLNRFKQVNDTLGHSAGDDLLRQVGARLRAALRPTDILARMGGDEFTLVLPFRDQTQFESGIARRLREVFREPFVVAGQSVFASASLGLALAPLHGQEPETLLSQADVAMYGAKRAGRLLQVFDPRSQLNPQAVSLEADLHRALPNHELELHYQGVYRAGTRDLVATEALLRWRHPVRGLVSPGEFIELAETTGLIVPIGAWVLREACRQAAAWQAQRPGLSVNVNLSARQFWQLDLPDVVRAALDASGLPAPLLTLEITESVLLDVPDAAETLNALSALGVHLSLDDFGTGYSSLSYLHRLPLHGLKIDRSFVRALGQAPGAAENIVRAVVLLAHALNLHVTTEGLEQDMQIQVVEALGSDYLQGYLLARPLPAPDFQAQVLSHAVQAQVPLRARTAEHDPA, from the coding sequence ATGAACCACTCGGAGCGCGCGCCGATGGGCGACCTGAACGTCCTGATCGTGGACGACAGTCCAGAGGACGCCGAGATCCACGCGCGGATGCTGCGTCAGGCGTGGCCGGGGCGTGTGGTCGTCCGGGTCGCTCCACTGGGCGAAGATGGACTGTCGCAGCTGCAGGTCGAACCGCCGGACTGCGTGTTGCTGGACTACAACCTGCCGGACATGACCGGCCTGGAATTCCTGGCCGCGTTCCCCGGGACATGCGCGGTGATCTTCGTGACGGGCCTGGGCGACGAGAACCTGGCCGTCAAGGCGCTGCAGGCGGGCGCGCAGGATTACCTGACCAAAGGTCGCGTCACGCCCGAGCACCTCGGGCGGGATGTGGTGCGGGCCATCGAGAAGTTCCGGCTGCAGCGTGCCGTCACCGAATCGCGCGAGCAGATGGCGGCGGTGCTCAGCAGCGTGGATGACGCGGTGCTGGCGCTGGGCCCGGACTGCGGGCTGCTGTATGTGAACGGCGCTGCACGCGAGCAACTTGGCCTGACGCTGGGTGATCCCATGCCGCAGTGGCTGTGCCTGACGCCGCTGCACGCGGCGGTCACGGCGGTGCTGGGCGGCGCGGCGCGGCAGATGGTGGAATTCACCGACGGGAAGCGGTGGTTCGAGGCGCGGGTGCATCCGCGCCCGGGCGGCGTGACGGCCGTGCTGCGGGACGTGACCCGGCAGCGTCTGGAGCGCGAGCGCCTGCGCCTCCTGGAGAGCGTGACCGTCACTGCGCGCGACGCCGTGGTCATCGCCGAGGCGAACCCGACCCTGCATCCTGGCCCGAAGGTGGTGTACGTGAACGCGGCGTTCACCCGCATGACCGGCTACGCGCCGGAGGACATCCTGGGGAAGACCCCGCGCCTCCTGCAGGGCCCGCAGTCCGACCGTCCCGCGCTCGACCGCGTCCGCCGGAACCTGAAGCGCTGGAAGCCCGTGGACGAGACGCTGCTGAACTACACCAAGTCCGGCACGCCCTTCTGGGTGAACCTCAGCATCGTGCCGGTCGCCGACGAGACGGGGTGGTACACCCACTGGATCAGCGTGCAGCGCGACGTGACCGACGCGGTGCGCCGCGGGCTGCTCGACGCCGCCCGCCGCGACGTGCTGGAATTCACCGCGACCGGACGGGCCCTCGAGGACATCCTCGACGTGGTCTGCGGGCTGCTGTCGTCGAGCCTGCCCGGGCACGCGGCCACCATCTGGATCCGCAGTGGCCAGACCCTGCACCTGCGTGCCGCCACCGGTCACCTCCCCGAGGATCTGCGCGTGGACTACACCGGGAGCGGGCGAACCGTGGATCTCGGCCTGCAACGTGGCGTCATCCATCAGGCGGTGCAGTCAGGCCGCGACGTGATCGTGCCGGACCTGCTCGCCTCTGACGTGCCGCTGTACCCGACGATGCACGACCTGCTCACCCGGCACGGCGTGCGCAGCCTGTGGACGGTGCCGCTGCCCGCCAGCGACGGCTCACAGGTGCTCGGTGTCGTGTCCCTGACCGGCGACCGGCCTGGCGCGCCGGATGCCACAGAATCGGCCCTGCTGCGCGAGGTGGTGGAGCTGACCGTCACGCTGCTCGAACGCCTGGACGCGCGGGCGCAGCTGCAGCGCCTGGCGCTGTATGACAGCCTGACTGGCCTGCCCAACCGCGTCCTGTACCTGGAGCACCTGGGCCGCGCCCTGGGCGACGCCGGCCGCAGCGGCGAACAGGTCGCGGTGGGGCTGCTGGACCTCAACCGCTTCAAGCAGGTGAACGACACCCTGGGGCACAGCGCCGGGGACGACCTGCTGCGCCAGGTGGGGGCCCGACTGCGCGCCGCCCTGCGCCCCACGGACATCCTGGCCCGCATGGGCGGTGACGAATTCACCCTCGTGCTGCCCTTCCGTGACCAGACGCAGTTCGAGTCGGGCATCGCGCGGCGTCTGCGCGAGGTGTTCCGCGAACCGTTCGTGGTCGCCGGGCAGTCGGTCTTCGCCTCGGCCAGCCTGGGCCTGGCCCTCGCGCCCCTGCACGGCCAGGAACCCGAAACGCTGCTCAGTCAGGCGGACGTGGCCATGTACGGGGCCAAGCGCGCCGGCCGCCTCCTGCAGGTGTTCGATCCGCGCTCGCAGCTCAATCCGCAGGCCGTGAGCCTGGAGGCCGACCTGCACCGCGCCCTCCCGAACCATGAACTCGAACTGCATTACCAGGGTGTCTACCGTGCAGGCACCCGCGACCTCGTGGCGACCGAAGCGCTGCTGCGCTGGCGACACCCGGTGCGCGGTCTCGTGAGCCCCGGCGAGTTCATCGAACTCGCCGAGACGACCGGCCTGATCGTCCCGATCGGCGCGTGGGTGCTGCGCGAGGCGTGCCGTCAGGCGGCCGCGTGGCAGGCGCAGCGGCCCGGCTTGAGCGTCAATGTGAACCTCAGCGCCCGGCAGTTCTGGCAGCTGGACCTGCCGGACGTGGTGCGCGCTGCCCTGGACGCCAGCGGCCTGCCGGCGCCGCTGCTCACGCTGGAGATCACCGAGAGTGTGCTGCTGGACGTCCCCGACGCGGCCGAGACGCTGAATGCCCTGAGCGCCCTGGGCGTGCACCTGAGCCTGGACGACTTTGGTACCGGCTACAGCAGCCTGAGCTACCTGCACCGGCTGCCCCTGCACGGCCTGAAGATCGACCGCTCCTTCGTCCGTGCCCTCGGTCAGGCCCCAGGGGCGGCAGAGAACATCGTGCGTGCCGTGGTGCTGCTCGCGCACGCCCTGAACCTCCATGTCACCACCGAAGGTCTGGAGCAGGACATGCAGATTCAGGTGGTCGAGGCGCTCGGCAGCGACTACCTGCAGGGCTACCTGCTGGCCCGACCGCTGCCGGCACCCGACTTCCAGGCACAGGTGCTCTCCCATGCTGTCCAGGCGCAGGTACCCCTGCGCGCCCGCACGGCCGAGCACGATCCTGCGTAG
- a CDS encoding carbohydrate ABC transporter permease: MAVRGLETVVSPAAGTSRRHRSWTTHLALILAVLIISAPLIFALIKSTQESSVVISPSMVPGTSFFENLGNVWTSANLGRYMFNSLVVALAVTTGKTILALMAALAFVYFRFPLKSVAFTLVLLSLMLPTEVLIVALFDLVSRDLKWANTFAAIIVPFLASATGTFLFRQHFLNIPTSLADAARIDGCGPLRYLTHVLIPMSWNTIGALAVIQFVYGWDQYIWPLVIMQQDDKQVVQVGLRKLIDVGGQTDWGGVMAGAIITMLPPLLVFTALQEQFSRGFALSEDK; the protein is encoded by the coding sequence ATGGCAGTTAGAGGTCTGGAGACGGTCGTGTCCCCGGCCGCCGGGACGTCCCGCCGGCACCGCAGCTGGACGACCCACCTCGCGCTGATCCTCGCGGTGCTGATCATCAGTGCGCCGCTGATCTTCGCGCTGATCAAGTCCACGCAGGAATCCAGCGTGGTGATCAGCCCCAGCATGGTGCCCGGCACATCGTTCTTCGAGAACCTGGGCAACGTCTGGACGAGCGCGAACCTGGGCCGCTACATGTTCAACAGTCTGGTGGTCGCGCTGGCGGTCACGACCGGCAAGACCATCCTGGCGCTGATGGCCGCGCTGGCCTTCGTGTACTTCCGCTTTCCCCTCAAGAGCGTGGCCTTCACGCTGGTGCTGCTCTCGCTGATGCTGCCCACCGAGGTGCTGATCGTCGCCCTGTTCGATCTGGTCAGCCGCGACCTGAAGTGGGCCAACACCTTCGCGGCGATCATCGTGCCGTTCCTGGCCTCGGCCACCGGCACCTTCCTGTTCCGCCAGCACTTCCTGAACATCCCCACGTCCCTGGCCGACGCCGCCCGGATCGACGGCTGCGGCCCGCTGCGCTACCTGACCCACGTGCTGATCCCCATGAGCTGGAACACCATCGGAGCGCTGGCGGTCATCCAGTTCGTGTACGGCTGGGATCAGTACATCTGGCCGCTGGTGATCATGCAGCAGGACGACAAGCAGGTCGTGCAGGTGGGCCTGCGCAAGCTGATCGACGTGGGCGGTCAGACGGACTGGGGCGGCGTGATGGCCGGCGCGATCATCACCATGCTGCCGCCTCTGCTGGTCTTCACGGCCCTCCAGGAACAGTTCAGCCGGGGCTTTGCCCTGAGCGAGGACAAGTAG
- a CDS encoding carbohydrate ABC transporter permease has product MLKPAQTTAPAAEDTAVFRGSVTPWLFLIPTLLILAVFIYLPALRTLRLAAFQANIILGTERFVGVQNVTELLLSPAYRQVALQTLVFTVLTVSLGLLCSLSLAWLASRKVRGAKAYRLLLIYPYALSPAIAGTLWLFMFNPEIGVVNQILGSLTAGEVKPRWLDDPILAFGLVTLAAIWKGLAYNIVFYLATIQNLPGDVMQAAEIDGASPSQVFWRVAFPLLTPITFFLVFTNIIAALFDSFALTDILTRGGPYFQNAGITTFLVYQLYQDGFVNFKTGVAAAQAALMLALVAFITWMQFRVGERRVHYGG; this is encoded by the coding sequence GTGCTGAAACCCGCGCAGACCACCGCGCCCGCCGCCGAGGACACGGCCGTCTTTCGGGGCTCGGTGACGCCCTGGCTGTTCCTGATCCCCACCCTGCTGATCCTGGCGGTATTCATCTACCTGCCGGCGCTGCGTACCCTGCGGCTCGCGGCGTTCCAGGCGAACATCATCCTGGGCACCGAGCGCTTCGTGGGCGTGCAGAACGTCACCGAACTGCTCCTGAGCCCGGCGTACCGCCAGGTGGCCCTCCAGACCCTGGTGTTCACAGTGCTGACCGTGAGCCTGGGGCTGCTGTGCTCGCTGTCCCTGGCGTGGCTCGCCAGCCGCAAGGTGCGCGGGGCCAAGGCGTACCGGCTACTCCTGATCTATCCGTATGCCCTGAGCCCGGCGATCGCCGGGACGCTGTGGCTGTTCATGTTCAACCCCGAGATCGGCGTCGTGAACCAGATCCTGGGCAGCCTGACGGCCGGCGAGGTCAAGCCCCGCTGGCTGGACGACCCCATCCTGGCCTTCGGGCTGGTCACGCTGGCGGCCATCTGGAAGGGGCTGGCGTACAACATCGTGTTCTATCTGGCGACCATCCAGAACCTGCCGGGCGACGTCATGCAGGCCGCCGAGATCGACGGGGCCTCGCCGTCGCAGGTGTTCTGGCGCGTGGCGTTTCCGCTGCTCACGCCCATCACCTTCTTTCTGGTGTTCACGAACATCATCGCGGCGCTGTTCGATTCCTTCGCCCTGACGGACATCCTGACGCGGGGCGGGCCGTACTTCCAGAACGCGGGCATCACGACCTTTCTGGTGTACCAGCTGTACCAGGACGGCTTCGTGAACTTCAAGACCGGCGTGGCGGCGGCGCAGGCCGCGCTGATGCTGGCACTGGTGGCCTTCATCACGTGGATGCAGTTCCGCGTGGGCGAGCGGCGGGTGCACTATGGGGGGTAG
- a CDS encoding ABC transporter substrate-binding protein: MKTILLTLATMGTASAQTTVEFWHSFGDAKRAGWIQARADEFNKANPGVKVVPAYKGSYNDSLQATILAARQNKPPALVQIFEVGSQLALDSGAFQPVSSVKNVDFSDYIKPVINYYTIGGKVNSLPFNSSSPVLYYNRNLMTKAGLDPKAPPTTYAGLLAACKKIQAANLGVTCFGMSLNGWFVEQWMAQQGATLLNNGNGRSGRATATNLDSAAAKNIFTFFKTLQDSKYYTYTGKLEDWDGSDAIFTNQKVVFHITSTADIGNINDAAKKAGFQVGVGVLPIASGTKRNGVVIGGASLWIPKAISKPQAEGALDFALYMTNTKNMAEWHKLTGYYPVRQSSINLLRQQGWFTQTPLQLVSFNQLTQTVASPATAGGLNGAAIQTRQIIEQGIQKVLGGTPVDAALTETKTRADAALNEYNSNFR, translated from the coding sequence ATGAAAACAATACTGCTGACGCTGGCCACGATGGGCACCGCTTCCGCGCAGACCACGGTGGAGTTCTGGCATTCCTTCGGGGACGCCAAACGCGCCGGGTGGATCCAGGCCCGCGCCGACGAATTCAACAAGGCCAACCCCGGCGTGAAGGTCGTGCCTGCGTACAAGGGCAGTTACAACGACAGCCTGCAGGCCACCATCCTGGCCGCCCGGCAGAACAAGCCGCCGGCCCTGGTGCAGATCTTCGAGGTGGGCAGCCAGCTCGCCCTGGACAGCGGGGCCTTCCAGCCCGTCAGCTCGGTCAAGAACGTCGACTTCAGCGACTACATCAAGCCGGTCATCAATTACTACACGATTGGCGGCAAGGTGAACTCGCTGCCGTTCAACTCGTCGAGCCCGGTGCTGTACTACAACCGCAACCTGATGACGAAGGCGGGTCTCGATCCCAAGGCGCCGCCCACCACCTACGCCGGCCTGCTGGCCGCGTGCAAGAAGATCCAGGCCGCCAACCTGGGCGTCACGTGCTTCGGCATGAGCCTGAACGGCTGGTTCGTCGAACAGTGGATGGCGCAGCAGGGGGCCACGCTGCTGAACAACGGCAACGGCCGCTCGGGCCGCGCGACCGCCACCAACCTCGACTCGGCCGCCGCGAAGAACATCTTCACCTTCTTCAAGACGCTCCAGGACAGCAAGTACTACACCTACACCGGCAAGCTGGAGGACTGGGACGGCAGTGACGCCATCTTCACGAACCAGAAGGTCGTGTTCCACATCACGTCCACCGCCGACATCGGCAACATCAACGACGCCGCCAAGAAGGCGGGGTTCCAGGTGGGCGTGGGCGTGCTGCCCATCGCGTCCGGCACCAAGCGCAACGGCGTGGTCATCGGCGGCGCGTCCCTGTGGATTCCCAAGGCGATCAGCAAGCCCCAGGCCGAGGGCGCCCTGGACTTCGCGCTGTACATGACGAACACCAAGAACATGGCCGAGTGGCACAAACTGACCGGCTACTACCCGGTACGCCAGAGCAGCATCAACCTGCTGCGGCAGCAGGGCTGGTTCACGCAGACGCCGCTGCAGCTGGTGTCGTTCAACCAGCTCACGCAGACGGTGGCCAGCCCGGCCACGGCGGGTGGCCTGAACGGCGCGGCCATCCAGACCCGGCAGATCATCGAGCAGGGCATCCAGAAGGTGCTGGGCGGCACCCCGGTGGACGCCGCCCTGACCGAGACGAAGACCCGTGCCGACGCGGCCCTGAACGAGTACAACTCGAACTTCAGGTGA
- a CDS encoding glycerophosphodiester phosphodiesterase, producing the protein MTLLLGHRGTPRLHRENTLAGFQAALDAGLDGVELDVRRLSDGTLAIHHDDTLTDGRLLPFLTLDELPPDVPTLDQALAWAADTGAYVNVELKYESARPDDRVPRSLDAVRAHGLSRRVIVSSFNPLLLVAARQAAPEIERGLLIHRTYRLGPLDAVPLAMRVTGSAALHPHHTLIGPSLMERARRAGWRVNTWTVNEVVDVERLTRLGVDALIGDLPQVLLTAR; encoded by the coding sequence ATGACGCTGCTGCTCGGTCACCGTGGCACGCCCCGCCTGCACCGCGAGAACACCCTGGCGGGCTTTCAGGCGGCCCTGGACGCCGGACTGGACGGCGTCGAGCTGGACGTGCGGCGCCTGTCCGACGGCACGCTGGCCATCCACCATGACGACACCCTGACGGACGGCCGGCTGCTGCCCTTCCTGACCCTGGACGAGTTGCCACCCGACGTGCCCACCCTGGATCAGGCGCTGGCATGGGCCGCCGACACGGGGGCGTACGTCAATGTGGAACTCAAGTACGAGTCCGCACGTCCGGACGACCGGGTGCCGCGGTCGCTGGACGCCGTCCGGGCCCACGGTCTGAGCCGGCGGGTGATCGTGAGTTCCTTCAATCCGCTGCTGCTCGTGGCCGCCCGGCAGGCCGCGCCAGAGATCGAGCGGGGCCTGCTGATCCACCGCACGTACCGGCTGGGGCCGCTGGACGCCGTGCCGCTCGCCATGCGCGTCACGGGCAGCGCGGCCCTGCACCCGCACCACACCCTGATCGGCCCGTCCCTGATGGAGCGGGCACGGCGCGCAGGCTGGCGTGTGAACACGTGGACCGTGAACGAGGTCGTGGACGTGGAGCGCCTGACCCGGCTGGGTGTGGACGCCCTGATCGGTGACCTGCCCCAGGTGCTGCTGACCGCCCGCTGA
- a CDS encoding MerR family transcriptional regulator: MTPPTIPLMTIGAFAQATRLSVKALRLYDDLELLPPERVDAQTGYRWYAPAQLGTARLIALLRQLDMPLTVIRTVLDAPSAARPTLIRGYWDGAEQQHGTRRALTRYVLNTLEGDATMTQTFTVHTRDLPARQIATIKQRVFQPDLDSFLPQSMARLTEHVRHQGAAFADAPFVIYHGAVTADSDGPVEVCMPYSGSLSPQGDITHREEAAHHEAYVTATKAQFVFPTILEAFDATAAYADAHGTRGPLSCREVYPYDWNSAGPDDPAGEVAWPFIPSPT; the protein is encoded by the coding sequence ATGACCCCACCCACCATCCCCCTGATGACGATCGGCGCGTTCGCGCAGGCCACCCGCCTGAGCGTCAAGGCCCTGCGCCTGTACGACGACCTGGAGCTGCTGCCGCCCGAACGAGTCGACGCACAGACCGGCTACCGCTGGTACGCGCCGGCCCAGCTGGGCACGGCCCGGTTGATCGCCCTGCTGCGGCAGCTGGACATGCCCCTGACCGTGATCCGCACCGTGCTGGACGCTCCCAGTGCTGCGCGCCCCACCCTGATCCGTGGGTACTGGGACGGGGCCGAACAGCAGCACGGCACGCGCCGCGCCCTGACCCGCTATGTCCTGAACACCCTGGAAGGAGATGCCACCATGACCCAGACCTTCACCGTCCACACCCGAGACCTGCCTGCCCGCCAGATCGCCACCATCAAGCAGCGGGTGTTCCAGCCGGATCTGGATTCGTTCCTGCCCCAGAGCATGGCCCGCCTGACCGAGCACGTCCGCCATCAGGGAGCCGCCTTCGCGGACGCGCCCTTCGTGATCTACCACGGGGCCGTGACCGCCGACAGCGACGGCCCGGTCGAGGTCTGCATGCCCTACAGCGGATCGCTCAGTCCCCAGGGCGACATCACCCACCGCGAGGAAGCCGCACACCACGAGGCCTACGTGACCGCCACGAAGGCGCAGTTCGTCTTCCCCACCATTCTGGAAGCCTTCGACGCCACGGCCGCGTATGCCGACGCGCACGGCACACGTGGCCCGCTGTCCTGCCGCGAGGTCTATCCCTACGACTGGAACAGCGCGGGCCCGGACGATCCGGCCGGCGAGGTCGCGTGGCCCTTCATCCCCTCGCCCACCTGA